The sequence below is a genomic window from Lentimicrobium saccharophilum.
AAAGCTTGCGCCCGGAAGCCATACCGGGCGCATTTTTTCTTATCATAAAAATCAGACAGTATCAGATAATTAATTGCCTAACTTAGGGCGAAAATAGCAAGCTTTAAATTTTTGTTAGCCGGGTGCTTCAGAGTAAGATATTACGATCTCCCGGCATTCACATCGCCTAAACACCCTAATAAGTTTAACATGAAGAGTAATTCTGAAAATGTGCCGGTCAGAATCTATTCAGGTTCCCCCTGGCATGCAGCCCTGCTTAAGAGTATACTTGAAGACGCTGGCATTCCTGCATTTCTGAAAGATGAATACATCGCCACTATTGCTCCATGGAATGCCGCCCCCGGAGGCTACAACACCACGGATGTCATGGTTGCAGGGCAGGATTTTGAAGCAGGCCGGGCAATTGCAGAGACTTTTGAGCAAAACCTCAGGAATGACGGATAAAACATTGCAAACAAAAGGTTTTTTCAGGTGTTGAATTAAACGTCATATTACCTTTCAGCCGTGGCCCGATCAACATATCTCATCCTGATCTTTCTGCTGTTTTCCGGTTTCAGCCTTTCAGCCCAAAACTGGAAAGCCTATCCATATCATGAGGAAGGCACACTGATTTATTTTCCGCAGGACGAAGGTCGTCATCCATCAGAACCTACCGAGTGGTGGTACGCAAATGGTTTCCTCACCGGCCTGAATTCCGGAAAGGAATACTCATTTATGGTTTCCTATTTCTATTATCCGGCCTTTGGCTTTGATGGTTTCCGGATATTTAATATTGCCGATGAAACTGATGGACAATTTTACCCTGAAACACTTCCTTGCACTTATCCGGAGATTTCGCAGGATATGCTTCATATTCAGGCCCTGACCTGGGGCGGAGGAAGCGAGCAATGGGTAACCCTTACTGATAACCAGGGAGAACTTATTCCTTTCGAATACCAACTTAACGCACAGTCGGAATACGGAAGCATTGACCTTGACTTTGCGGCAGTTAAAAAACCTCTGATGATCAACGATTCGGGCTTTGTTTACCAGGGCGCAACCGCATACTCCTACTATTATTCGCTTACGACCCTTGAAGTAAGCGGCAGCATCACACTCGGCGGATTCACCGAACCGGTTTCGGGCGTCTCCTGGCTTGACCGGCAATATGGCACCTTCAACCCCAGCACCGGCGAAAACTATGAGTGGTTCTCGGTACAACTTTCCAATGGCATGGATCTCAATATCTGGGAATTGTTTACCCCTCAGAACAGCATTCCCGACACGTCTGCCTACCGTCATTTCAGCATCTACATCAATGACTCCACAGCAGTTTCCACATCAGATTTCACGCTTGAGCGGCTGCAGTTCGTATTCACACCTGATCAGGAACAATGTTACGCGAAACAATGGCGCTTTGTTCACGATACCCTCGACCTGACTTTTACAACCCGCCACGACAACCAGGAAGTCATGCTGCCTTTCAGGTTTTACGAGGGTTCCTTTGACGTTTCAGGTTTTGCAGGTACAACGCCTGTTACCGGCAAGGGGTTTGCTGAATTGCTGCACAGATACCAGCATCCCGAAATCCGGATCGACCAGCCTGACGGAAGTTTTACCGAGGGTGGCTTCTATCCCGTTACCTGGCAACTGTTAAACCCTGACGACGGAAGACCGGTCTATTACGATGTGGAGATCAGCCTTAATAATAACCCGGACTACGAGGTTGTAGCCCAGCATATTACAGACACATCCTTTTTATGGGACAACACCGGTATTGAACCGGGAACGCCATTCCGCGTAAGAGTAAAAGGATACTCCATTGACTCTACACTCCATGGCAGCGATTCAACCTCCCAGGCATTGTTCACAGGAATTTCCGGCAGCCCCGCCGGACATACGGGAAAACAGGCCGTAATTTATCCTAACCCGGCTGATGACCACTTCATTATCAGGTTGAGTATACCAACGAGTGATGCGGTGCTTAAACTGACCAATAGCCAGGGCAGGACTGTCAGGATCATTGATAGCGTTCACGGAAACGATCTCAGAATAAAAAGGGGAAATCTGCCTCCCGGTATCTATTTTTATAAAATTTCGTCCGGCAACATCGTAGTTGCAAGTGGTA
It includes:
- a CDS encoding putative signal transducing protein, with the protein product MKSNSENVPVRIYSGSPWHAALLKSILEDAGIPAFLKDEYIATIAPWNAAPGGYNTTDVMVAGQDFEAGRAIAETFEQNLRNDG
- a CDS encoding lipocalin-like domain-containing protein, which produces MARSTYLILIFLLFSGFSLSAQNWKAYPYHEEGTLIYFPQDEGRHPSEPTEWWYANGFLTGLNSGKEYSFMVSYFYYPAFGFDGFRIFNIADETDGQFYPETLPCTYPEISQDMLHIQALTWGGGSEQWVTLTDNQGELIPFEYQLNAQSEYGSIDLDFAAVKKPLMINDSGFVYQGATAYSYYYSLTTLEVSGSITLGGFTEPVSGVSWLDRQYGTFNPSTGENYEWFSVQLSNGMDLNIWELFTPQNSIPDTSAYRHFSIYINDSTAVSTSDFTLERLQFVFTPDQEQCYAKQWRFVHDTLDLTFTTRHDNQEVMLPFRFYEGSFDVSGFAGTTPVTGKGFAELLHRYQHPEIRIDQPDGSFTEGGFYPVTWQLLNPDDGRPVYYDVEISLNNNPDYEVVAQHITDTSFLWDNTGIEPGTPFRVRVKGYSIDSTLHGSDSTSQALFTGISGSPAGHTGKQAVIYPNPADDHFIIRLSIPTSDAVLKLTNSQGRTVRIIDSVHGNDLRIKRGNLPPGIYFYKISSGNIVVASGKLILR